From a single Daphnia pulex isolate KAP4 chromosome 2, ASM2113471v1 genomic region:
- the LOC124188711 gene encoding SID1 transmembrane family member 1-like isoform X6, whose product MNSPKNISPLSDSADRIVVLLFSQRGYPCQSIMSIHDSNWTRPCRPFTLHNCLLCLLIVSVLVSIQPGSRGVLASENEDPLTKDKWSKAINWTDTKVRPKSNAMTCLSSVDDRRENNCIEVIQASFSQIYDKTLNHSLEYRLIYSYSDLKTNFAVSVESSDAGVEHPILFVVRQQKAITSWELPYVIESSPGYQLGYNSFRRTLCPESTTWMGSINQIVVDISTSSRSNVTFSLKMSVDAQLHVRLEEERRMWVTPSQNRIFKFTFPTSASQVAVSSKSPDDICLTVSVQSPQCPVFDTIYNVEYEGYRQTMTGQSTIIVQKNQYPEGFYLVYIVNTNDDKCVNSRMPAPFRANRTKEVTFTIQETVSVQEFHQVIFMGTLGVYAGFITLVIATCLLVEWRRKRSKQARREWEVTVKTYKSELQPISEEQESQISSATIKTEDSTCHGATSAEDADVVFSDTRPTRQQNKLSKRWRRVSEMTKHQPDFYNKKSKRYVSELCIIAVFYLIPVGQLVWNYKDMMVTTGDQDMCYYNFACAYPYHLLIDFSDFNHFFSNIGYVVLGTIFLLITKRRDYIDTMRQNATGAEQQQQEQERGIPPHYGLSYSMGFGLIVEGILSACYHLCPTRLNYQFDTSFMYVLAVLCTLKLYHARHADINVKSHMAYIVLALLVFLGAGTAFTSQFYFKLGFTVVHLIACVALAIDVYYMGHWKLDKETMVEHVNTCWKSRPLYLERLTLVVVGKSRATTTIGDKVKGSDCCCAPVVAVDLKLNHFRIYYINSFDIGIVCNVAFAVQQLVMDSVDFNTHLLAVFMINLFVYSVFYVTMKMRKREWAFVTNRIYPFLFLLAALAFWLTGSYFFLKKAAKWEKSPAESRMLNQECLVASVYDTHDLWHFLSSTGLFFFFMFLLTLDDDIESKSRQDIPVF is encoded by the exons ATGA ACTCACCGAAAAATATTAGTCCATTGTCCGACAGTGCGGATAGGATTGTAGTTCTTCTCTTCTCCCAACGAGGATATCCATGTCAGTCGATAATGAGCATTCACGATTCCAATTGGACTCGGCCGTGTCGACCATTTACTCTGCACAATTGTCTCTTGTGTCTGCTAATAGTGTCCGTTTTAGTGTCGATTCAGCCGGGCAGCCGTGGCGTTTTGGCCAGTGAAAACGAAGATCCCCTGAccaaag ACAAATGGTCCAAAGCGATAAACTGGACGGATACAAAAGTTCGGCCCAAATCGAATGCCATGACGTGCCTCTCGTCCGTCGACGACCGGCGTGAAAACAACTGCATCGAAGTGATCCAGGCCAGTTTCAGTCAGATCTACGACAAAACATTGAACCACTCGCTGGAATACCGACTCATCTATTCCTACTCTGAC CTCAAGACGAATTTCGCCGTCAGCGTTGAAAGTAGCGACGCTGGTGTCGAACATCCGATCCTTTTTGTGGTGCGACAACAAAAGGCCATTACTTCTTGGGAATTGCCTTATGTCATCGAGTCGTCGCCCGGCTACCA ATTAGGTTACAACAGCTTCCGGAGGACGTTGTGCCCTGAATCGACGACATGGATGGGATCCATCAACCAAATCGTTGTCGATATTTCCACGTCGAGCCGATCGAACGTGACGTTCAGTCTGAAAATGTCGGTCGACGCTCAGCTGCACGTGCG GTTGGAAGAGGAGCGTCGCATGTGGGTCACTCCGTCGCAGAACCGCATCTTTAAATTCACGTTCCCGACGTCGGCGTCGCAGGTGGCCGTCTCCTCCAAATCTCCCGACGATATTTGCCTGACGGTATCGGTTCAAAGTCCTCAA TGTCCCGTGTTCGACACGATTTACAATGTGGAATACGAAGGGTACCGTCAAACGATGACCGGCCAATCAACAATCATCGTGCAG AAAAATCAATACCCCGAAGGCTTTTATCTCGTGTACATAGTCAATACAAATGATGACAAGTGCGTCAACAGCCGGATGCCAGCGCCGTTCCGGGCAAACCGGACGAAAGAAGTAACTTTCACTATCCAGGAGacg GTGTCGGTGCAAGAGTTCCATCAAGTGATATTTATGGGGACGCTGGGCGTCTACGCGGGATTCATCACCTTGGTTATAGCCACTTGTCTTTTAGTCGAGTGGAGGAG GAAACGGTCCAAACAGGCGCGCCGGGAGTGGGAGGTCACGGTAAAAACGT ATAAATCCGAATTGCAACCCATTTCTGAGGAACAAGAGTCTCAAATCAGCAG TGCAACCATCAAGACGGAAGATTCAACCTGTCAcg GAGCGACATCAGCAGAGGACGCCGACGTCGTCTTTAGCGACACTCGCCCCACAAGGCAACAGAATAAACT cagtaagCGATGGAGACGAGTGTCGGAGATGACCAAACACCAACCGGATTTCTACAATAAAAAGTCCAAGCGCTACGTGTCCGAGCTGTGCATTATCGCCGTTTTCTACCTCATCCCCGTCGGCCAGCTCGTCTGGAACTACAAAGAC ATGATGGTGACGACGGGAGACCAAGACATGTGCTACTACAATTTCGCCTGCGCCTATCCCTACCATCTGCTGATTGACTTTAGCGACTTTAATCACTTCTTCTCCAACATTGGCTACGTCGTTCTGGGCACCATCTTCTTGCTCATCACCAAGCGGCGGGACTACATCGACACGATGCGTCAAAACGCCACCGGTGCTGAG cagcagcagcaggagcaggagcgaGGCATTCCGCCGCATTACGGCCTCTCCTATTCCATGGGCTTCGGTTTGATCGTCGAGGGGATTCTCAGCGCCTGCTACCACTTGTGCCCGACGAGGCTCAATTATCAATTCG ATACGTCGTTCATGTACGTGCTGGCCGTTTTGTGCACGCTGAAATTGTATCACGCCCGTCACGCCGACATAAATGTCAAATCTCACATGGCCTACATCGTCCTGGCCCTGCTGGTGTTCCTTGGGGCCGGCACGGCCTTCACCAGCCAATTCTACTTCAAATTGGGTTTCACTGTGGTCCATTTGATCGCCTGCGTCGCCCTGGCCATCGACGTCTACTACATGGGTCACTGGAAGTTGG ACAAAGAAACAATGGTGGAGCATGTCAACACCTGCTGGAAATCACGACCGCTGTATCTGGAGCGCTTGACCTTGGTGGTTGTCGGTAAGTCtcgcgcaacaacaacaatcggcGACAAAGTGAAGGGCAGCGATTGTTGTTGCGCTCCGGTTGTTGCTGTCGACTTGAAACTAAATCATTTCAGGATTTATTATATTAACTCCTTTGATATAGGAATCGTCTGCAACGTGGCGTTCGCCGTGCAGCAGCTGGTGATGGACAGCGTTGATTTCAACACGCACCTGCTGGCCGTCTTCATGATCAACCTCTTTGTCTATTCCGTCTTCTACGTCACCATGAAGATGCGCAAGCGGGAGTGGGCCTTCGTCACGAACCGCATCTACCCTTTCTTGTTCCTACTGGCGGCCCTGGCGTTTTGGCTGACCggttcttatttctttttgaaaaaagcggCCAAGTGGGAG AAAAGTCCAGCCGAGTCAAGAATGCTGAATCAGGAATGCCTGGTGGCTAGTGTCTATGACACGCACGACTTGTG GCATTTTCTGTCTTCGACtggtctctttttcttcttcatg TTCCTGTTGACGCTGGATGACGACATTGAATCGAAATCACGCCAAGACATCCCGGTCTTTTGA
- the LOC124188711 gene encoding SID1 transmembrane family member 1-like isoform X2 — protein sequence MNSPKNISPLSDSADRIVVLLFSQRGYPCQSIMSIHDSNWTRPCRPFTLHNCLLCLLIVSVLVSIQPGSRGVLASENEDPLTKDKWSKAINWTDTKVRPKSNAMTCLSSVDDRRENNCIEVIQASFSQIYDKTLNHSLEYRLIYSYSDLKTNFAVSVESSDAGVEHPILFVVRQQKAITSWELPYVIESSPGYQLGYNSFRRTLCPESTTWMGSINQIVVDISTSSRSNVTFSLKMSVDAQLHVRLEEERRMWVTPSQNRIFKFTFPTSASQVAVSSKSPDDICLTVSVQSPQCPVFDTIYNVEYEGYRQTMTGQSTIIVQKNQYPEGFYLVYIVNTNDDKCVNSRMPAPFRANRTKEVTFTIQETVSVQEFHQVIFMGTLGVYAGFITLVIATCLLVEWRRKRSKQARREWEVTVKTYKSELQPISEEQESQISSATIKTEDSTCHGATSAEDADVVFSDTRPTRQQNKLSSKRWRRVSEMTKHQPDFYNKKSKRYVSELCIIAVFYLIPVGQLVWNYKDMMVTTGDQDMCYYNFACAYPYHLLIDFSDFNHFFSNIGYVVLGTIFLLITKRRDYIDTMRQNATGAEQQQQEQERGIPPHYGLSYSMGFGLIVEGILSACYHLCPTRLNYQFDTSFMYVLAVLCTLKLYHARHADINVKSHMAYIVLALLVFLGAGTAFTSQFYFKLGFTVVHLIACVALAIDVYYMGHWKLDKETMVEHVNTCWKSRPLYLERLTLVVVGKSRATTTIGDKVKGSDCCCAPVVAVDLKLNHFRIYYINSFDIGIVCNVAFAVQQLVMDSVDFNTHLLAVFMINLFVYSVFYVTMKMRKREWAFVTNRIYPFLFLLAALAFWLTGSYFFLKKAAKWEKSPAESRMLNQECLVASVYDTHDLWHFLSSTGLFFFFMFLLTLDDDIESKSRQDIPVF from the exons ATGA ACTCACCGAAAAATATTAGTCCATTGTCCGACAGTGCGGATAGGATTGTAGTTCTTCTCTTCTCCCAACGAGGATATCCATGTCAGTCGATAATGAGCATTCACGATTCCAATTGGACTCGGCCGTGTCGACCATTTACTCTGCACAATTGTCTCTTGTGTCTGCTAATAGTGTCCGTTTTAGTGTCGATTCAGCCGGGCAGCCGTGGCGTTTTGGCCAGTGAAAACGAAGATCCCCTGAccaaag ACAAATGGTCCAAAGCGATAAACTGGACGGATACAAAAGTTCGGCCCAAATCGAATGCCATGACGTGCCTCTCGTCCGTCGACGACCGGCGTGAAAACAACTGCATCGAAGTGATCCAGGCCAGTTTCAGTCAGATCTACGACAAAACATTGAACCACTCGCTGGAATACCGACTCATCTATTCCTACTCTGAC CTCAAGACGAATTTCGCCGTCAGCGTTGAAAGTAGCGACGCTGGTGTCGAACATCCGATCCTTTTTGTGGTGCGACAACAAAAGGCCATTACTTCTTGGGAATTGCCTTATGTCATCGAGTCGTCGCCCGGCTACCA ATTAGGTTACAACAGCTTCCGGAGGACGTTGTGCCCTGAATCGACGACATGGATGGGATCCATCAACCAAATCGTTGTCGATATTTCCACGTCGAGCCGATCGAACGTGACGTTCAGTCTGAAAATGTCGGTCGACGCTCAGCTGCACGTGCG GTTGGAAGAGGAGCGTCGCATGTGGGTCACTCCGTCGCAGAACCGCATCTTTAAATTCACGTTCCCGACGTCGGCGTCGCAGGTGGCCGTCTCCTCCAAATCTCCCGACGATATTTGCCTGACGGTATCGGTTCAAAGTCCTCAA TGTCCCGTGTTCGACACGATTTACAATGTGGAATACGAAGGGTACCGTCAAACGATGACCGGCCAATCAACAATCATCGTGCAG AAAAATCAATACCCCGAAGGCTTTTATCTCGTGTACATAGTCAATACAAATGATGACAAGTGCGTCAACAGCCGGATGCCAGCGCCGTTCCGGGCAAACCGGACGAAAGAAGTAACTTTCACTATCCAGGAGacg GTGTCGGTGCAAGAGTTCCATCAAGTGATATTTATGGGGACGCTGGGCGTCTACGCGGGATTCATCACCTTGGTTATAGCCACTTGTCTTTTAGTCGAGTGGAGGAG GAAACGGTCCAAACAGGCGCGCCGGGAGTGGGAGGTCACGGTAAAAACGT ATAAATCCGAATTGCAACCCATTTCTGAGGAACAAGAGTCTCAAATCAGCAG TGCAACCATCAAGACGGAAGATTCAACCTGTCAcg GAGCGACATCAGCAGAGGACGCCGACGTCGTCTTTAGCGACACTCGCCCCACAAGGCAACAGAATAAACT cagcagtaagCGATGGAGACGAGTGTCGGAGATGACCAAACACCAACCGGATTTCTACAATAAAAAGTCCAAGCGCTACGTGTCCGAGCTGTGCATTATCGCCGTTTTCTACCTCATCCCCGTCGGCCAGCTCGTCTGGAACTACAAAGAC ATGATGGTGACGACGGGAGACCAAGACATGTGCTACTACAATTTCGCCTGCGCCTATCCCTACCATCTGCTGATTGACTTTAGCGACTTTAATCACTTCTTCTCCAACATTGGCTACGTCGTTCTGGGCACCATCTTCTTGCTCATCACCAAGCGGCGGGACTACATCGACACGATGCGTCAAAACGCCACCGGTGCTGAG cagcagcagcaggagcaggagcgaGGCATTCCGCCGCATTACGGCCTCTCCTATTCCATGGGCTTCGGTTTGATCGTCGAGGGGATTCTCAGCGCCTGCTACCACTTGTGCCCGACGAGGCTCAATTATCAATTCG ATACGTCGTTCATGTACGTGCTGGCCGTTTTGTGCACGCTGAAATTGTATCACGCCCGTCACGCCGACATAAATGTCAAATCTCACATGGCCTACATCGTCCTGGCCCTGCTGGTGTTCCTTGGGGCCGGCACGGCCTTCACCAGCCAATTCTACTTCAAATTGGGTTTCACTGTGGTCCATTTGATCGCCTGCGTCGCCCTGGCCATCGACGTCTACTACATGGGTCACTGGAAGTTGG ACAAAGAAACAATGGTGGAGCATGTCAACACCTGCTGGAAATCACGACCGCTGTATCTGGAGCGCTTGACCTTGGTGGTTGTCGGTAAGTCtcgcgcaacaacaacaatcggcGACAAAGTGAAGGGCAGCGATTGTTGTTGCGCTCCGGTTGTTGCTGTCGACTTGAAACTAAATCATTTCAGGATTTATTATATTAACTCCTTTGATATAGGAATCGTCTGCAACGTGGCGTTCGCCGTGCAGCAGCTGGTGATGGACAGCGTTGATTTCAACACGCACCTGCTGGCCGTCTTCATGATCAACCTCTTTGTCTATTCCGTCTTCTACGTCACCATGAAGATGCGCAAGCGGGAGTGGGCCTTCGTCACGAACCGCATCTACCCTTTCTTGTTCCTACTGGCGGCCCTGGCGTTTTGGCTGACCggttcttatttctttttgaaaaaagcggCCAAGTGGGAG AAAAGTCCAGCCGAGTCAAGAATGCTGAATCAGGAATGCCTGGTGGCTAGTGTCTATGACACGCACGACTTGTG GCATTTTCTGTCTTCGACtggtctctttttcttcttcatg TTCCTGTTGACGCTGGATGACGACATTGAATCGAAATCACGCCAAGACATCCCGGTCTTTTGA
- the LOC124188711 gene encoding SID1 transmembrane family member 1-like isoform X4: protein MNSPKNISPLSDSADRIVVLLFSQRGYPCQSIMSIHDSNWTRPCRPFTLHNCLLCLLIVSVLVSIQPGSRGVLASENEDPLTKDKWSKAINWTDTKVRPKSNAMTCLSSVDDRRENNCIEVIQASFSQIYDKTLNHSLEYRLIYSYSDLKTNFAVSVESSDAGVEHPILFVVRQQKAITSWELPYVIESSPGYQLGYNSFRRTLCPESTTWMGSINQIVVDISTSSRSNVTFSLKMSVDAQLHVRLEEERRMWVTPSQNRIFKFTFPTSASQVAVSSKSPDDICLTVSVQSPQCPVFDTIYNVEYEGYRQTMTGQSTIIVQKNQYPEGFYLVYIVNTNDDKCVNSRMPAPFRANRTKEVTFTIQETVSVQEFHQVIFMGTLGVYAGFITLVIATCLLVEWRRKRSKQARREWEVTVKTYKSELQPISEEQESQISSATIKTEDSTCHVGATSAEDADVVFSDTRPTRQQNKLSKRWRRVSEMTKHQPDFYNKKSKRYVSELCIIAVFYLIPVGQLVWNYKDMMVTTGDQDMCYYNFACAYPYHLLIDFSDFNHFFSNIGYVVLGTIFLLITKRRDYIDTMRQNATGAEQQQQEQERGIPPHYGLSYSMGFGLIVEGILSACYHLCPTRLNYQFDTSFMYVLAVLCTLKLYHARHADINVKSHMAYIVLALLVFLGAGTAFTSQFYFKLGFTVVHLIACVALAIDVYYMGHWKLDKETMVEHVNTCWKSRPLYLERLTLVVVGKSRATTTIGDKVKGSDCCCAPVVAVDLKLNHFRIYYINSFDIGIVCNVAFAVQQLVMDSVDFNTHLLAVFMINLFVYSVFYVTMKMRKREWAFVTNRIYPFLFLLAALAFWLTGSYFFLKKAAKWEKSPAESRMLNQECLVASVYDTHDLWHFLSSTGLFFFFMFLLTLDDDIESKSRQDIPVF, encoded by the exons ATGA ACTCACCGAAAAATATTAGTCCATTGTCCGACAGTGCGGATAGGATTGTAGTTCTTCTCTTCTCCCAACGAGGATATCCATGTCAGTCGATAATGAGCATTCACGATTCCAATTGGACTCGGCCGTGTCGACCATTTACTCTGCACAATTGTCTCTTGTGTCTGCTAATAGTGTCCGTTTTAGTGTCGATTCAGCCGGGCAGCCGTGGCGTTTTGGCCAGTGAAAACGAAGATCCCCTGAccaaag ACAAATGGTCCAAAGCGATAAACTGGACGGATACAAAAGTTCGGCCCAAATCGAATGCCATGACGTGCCTCTCGTCCGTCGACGACCGGCGTGAAAACAACTGCATCGAAGTGATCCAGGCCAGTTTCAGTCAGATCTACGACAAAACATTGAACCACTCGCTGGAATACCGACTCATCTATTCCTACTCTGAC CTCAAGACGAATTTCGCCGTCAGCGTTGAAAGTAGCGACGCTGGTGTCGAACATCCGATCCTTTTTGTGGTGCGACAACAAAAGGCCATTACTTCTTGGGAATTGCCTTATGTCATCGAGTCGTCGCCCGGCTACCA ATTAGGTTACAACAGCTTCCGGAGGACGTTGTGCCCTGAATCGACGACATGGATGGGATCCATCAACCAAATCGTTGTCGATATTTCCACGTCGAGCCGATCGAACGTGACGTTCAGTCTGAAAATGTCGGTCGACGCTCAGCTGCACGTGCG GTTGGAAGAGGAGCGTCGCATGTGGGTCACTCCGTCGCAGAACCGCATCTTTAAATTCACGTTCCCGACGTCGGCGTCGCAGGTGGCCGTCTCCTCCAAATCTCCCGACGATATTTGCCTGACGGTATCGGTTCAAAGTCCTCAA TGTCCCGTGTTCGACACGATTTACAATGTGGAATACGAAGGGTACCGTCAAACGATGACCGGCCAATCAACAATCATCGTGCAG AAAAATCAATACCCCGAAGGCTTTTATCTCGTGTACATAGTCAATACAAATGATGACAAGTGCGTCAACAGCCGGATGCCAGCGCCGTTCCGGGCAAACCGGACGAAAGAAGTAACTTTCACTATCCAGGAGacg GTGTCGGTGCAAGAGTTCCATCAAGTGATATTTATGGGGACGCTGGGCGTCTACGCGGGATTCATCACCTTGGTTATAGCCACTTGTCTTTTAGTCGAGTGGAGGAG GAAACGGTCCAAACAGGCGCGCCGGGAGTGGGAGGTCACGGTAAAAACGT ATAAATCCGAATTGCAACCCATTTCTGAGGAACAAGAGTCTCAAATCAGCAG TGCAACCATCAAGACGGAAGATTCAACCTGTCAcg TAGGAGCGACATCAGCAGAGGACGCCGACGTCGTCTTTAGCGACACTCGCCCCACAAGGCAACAGAATAAACT cagtaagCGATGGAGACGAGTGTCGGAGATGACCAAACACCAACCGGATTTCTACAATAAAAAGTCCAAGCGCTACGTGTCCGAGCTGTGCATTATCGCCGTTTTCTACCTCATCCCCGTCGGCCAGCTCGTCTGGAACTACAAAGAC ATGATGGTGACGACGGGAGACCAAGACATGTGCTACTACAATTTCGCCTGCGCCTATCCCTACCATCTGCTGATTGACTTTAGCGACTTTAATCACTTCTTCTCCAACATTGGCTACGTCGTTCTGGGCACCATCTTCTTGCTCATCACCAAGCGGCGGGACTACATCGACACGATGCGTCAAAACGCCACCGGTGCTGAG cagcagcagcaggagcaggagcgaGGCATTCCGCCGCATTACGGCCTCTCCTATTCCATGGGCTTCGGTTTGATCGTCGAGGGGATTCTCAGCGCCTGCTACCACTTGTGCCCGACGAGGCTCAATTATCAATTCG ATACGTCGTTCATGTACGTGCTGGCCGTTTTGTGCACGCTGAAATTGTATCACGCCCGTCACGCCGACATAAATGTCAAATCTCACATGGCCTACATCGTCCTGGCCCTGCTGGTGTTCCTTGGGGCCGGCACGGCCTTCACCAGCCAATTCTACTTCAAATTGGGTTTCACTGTGGTCCATTTGATCGCCTGCGTCGCCCTGGCCATCGACGTCTACTACATGGGTCACTGGAAGTTGG ACAAAGAAACAATGGTGGAGCATGTCAACACCTGCTGGAAATCACGACCGCTGTATCTGGAGCGCTTGACCTTGGTGGTTGTCGGTAAGTCtcgcgcaacaacaacaatcggcGACAAAGTGAAGGGCAGCGATTGTTGTTGCGCTCCGGTTGTTGCTGTCGACTTGAAACTAAATCATTTCAGGATTTATTATATTAACTCCTTTGATATAGGAATCGTCTGCAACGTGGCGTTCGCCGTGCAGCAGCTGGTGATGGACAGCGTTGATTTCAACACGCACCTGCTGGCCGTCTTCATGATCAACCTCTTTGTCTATTCCGTCTTCTACGTCACCATGAAGATGCGCAAGCGGGAGTGGGCCTTCGTCACGAACCGCATCTACCCTTTCTTGTTCCTACTGGCGGCCCTGGCGTTTTGGCTGACCggttcttatttctttttgaaaaaagcggCCAAGTGGGAG AAAAGTCCAGCCGAGTCAAGAATGCTGAATCAGGAATGCCTGGTGGCTAGTGTCTATGACACGCACGACTTGTG GCATTTTCTGTCTTCGACtggtctctttttcttcttcatg TTCCTGTTGACGCTGGATGACGACATTGAATCGAAATCACGCCAAGACATCCCGGTCTTTTGA